One genomic segment of Desulforamulus reducens MI-1 includes these proteins:
- a CDS encoding S-layer homology domain-containing protein produces MRTFLFLLLCLLQPVTVWALGVQSSTVDLKDINNYWAKQPIEKITAIGLMIPFEDNTFRPNQPVSCMESITSIMDGAGYAAQIKKMKSLKNRPATAYVAPINQKYVDFAVQQNYLPGSMLKNFRYDRPISRGELAVLLAKALYLKAPAEDTIFKDNDSIPKDYLPAVQAVHELKVMSGFPDGTFRANGSVTRGQLAAILSKLYDQGWIYLDAKKKVSGWIAGTTEGKNGIDVQVSSLKGIQKVVANASCKAYWQGRPMNLNQCINYRIEGILDSKRRLAYVELVDRRNFSPVQREVYASYLRHAEGEPFILTVKDLMNEEVDYPIAWDAETSDEKSKSKTNKDLLKKLKSGQFLKLGLTSGGTVKALTILDVKNISGEIDRINRALYLEEKGKGSSKKYVPDHFYGWDAGRIVDKEGDDTSDPDEKDKVKIFYIGEPFYERVLEIQVLERVD; encoded by the coding sequence ATGCGCACATTTCTTTTCTTGCTACTATGTCTTTTGCAGCCCGTCACAGTTTGGGCTCTGGGAGTGCAGTCCTCGACGGTGGACCTTAAGGATATAAACAATTACTGGGCTAAGCAGCCAATAGAGAAAATAACAGCTATTGGTTTAATGATACCATTTGAGGATAACACCTTTCGGCCCAATCAACCCGTTAGCTGCATGGAGTCCATCACCAGCATAATGGATGGGGCCGGCTATGCTGCACAGATTAAAAAAATGAAGTCACTAAAGAACAGGCCGGCCACTGCTTATGTAGCTCCTATTAATCAAAAATATGTGGATTTTGCTGTACAACAAAATTATCTACCAGGGTCCATGCTCAAAAATTTTCGTTATGACAGGCCAATTAGCCGGGGGGAATTGGCGGTTTTACTAGCAAAAGCTTTGTATCTAAAAGCACCAGCGGAAGATACCATTTTTAAAGACAATGACAGTATTCCGAAAGACTACCTGCCAGCGGTACAGGCGGTTCATGAACTGAAAGTGATGTCTGGCTTTCCGGATGGAACCTTTAGAGCAAACGGTAGTGTCACCAGAGGCCAGTTAGCAGCTATTTTATCCAAACTATATGATCAGGGTTGGATTTACCTGGATGCTAAGAAGAAAGTCAGTGGCTGGATAGCAGGGACTACTGAGGGGAAAAATGGCATTGATGTACAAGTTAGCTCGCTCAAGGGCATTCAGAAGGTTGTTGCCAATGCCAGTTGTAAAGCCTACTGGCAGGGCCGTCCGATGAATTTAAATCAGTGTATCAATTATCGAATAGAGGGTATTTTGGACAGTAAAAGAAGATTGGCCTATGTAGAGCTTGTTGATCGTAGAAACTTTTCACCGGTACAAAGGGAAGTATATGCCAGTTACCTACGCCATGCCGAAGGGGAGCCGTTTATCCTCACGGTGAAGGATTTAATGAATGAGGAGGTGGACTATCCGATTGCCTGGGATGCAGAGACCAGTGATGAAAAATCTAAAAGCAAAACCAATAAAGACCTGCTAAAAAAATTAAAGTCTGGGCAGTTTTTAAAACTTGGTCTAACCTCTGGTGGTACTGTGAAAGCCTTAACTATCTTGGATGTGAAAAATATTAGTGGAGAAATTGACCGGATTAACCGGGCACTTTACTTAGAAGAAAAGGGAAAGGGCAGCAGCAAAAAATATGTGCCGGATCACTTCTATGGCTGGGATGCCGGTAGAATTGTGGATAAAGAAGGAGACGATACCAGTGATCCCGATGAAAAGGATAAAGTGAAAATCTTTTACATTGGCGAGCCCTTCTATGAAAGGGTGCTGGAGATTCAGGTACTGGAGCGGGTGGATTAG
- a CDS encoding PQQ-binding-like beta-propeller repeat protein has product MILAFFTVIFQAEAAGRLYPYGEVKWMVEKAGKLSADVTITDNGLLYCPAGNKIICYDLSKGTKLWERKMDMGGKITQPLLVQNQIIYATGTEGIQQMRPNGSVTWLYRLLPKAKGSKSSAAVSAGPNNLIYLGVADGLYALEPLKSHKWRYSDEKNILALQGNEQAVYVCLGDKDKGYSLQAIDKQGAKLWQESLGTIKNIHMTFGSEGNLIVVTNPAALDRNTSAKIRCYDPKKGREEWSYSVKTQDITDISFSNDNTIFFCGNSRLYCLNGDNGQLKWDIPLLNVASGVAVDPSKKRIYAGSTDGRIFCVSFAGRLLWDKEIDKTTGQTLAKGGGIMVDTGKDEKDTITRAPILLKDGSILIYTDKGTMYRFVDVFKG; this is encoded by the coding sequence ATGATTTTGGCATTTTTTACTGTGATTTTCCAGGCTGAGGCAGCTGGGCGGCTTTATCCCTATGGAGAAGTAAAATGGATGGTGGAGAAAGCCGGTAAATTATCGGCGGATGTTACTATAACCGATAATGGTCTCCTGTATTGTCCGGCGGGTAATAAAATCATCTGTTATGATTTAAGCAAAGGTACTAAGCTTTGGGAAAGAAAAATGGATATGGGGGGCAAGATCACGCAACCACTGTTGGTACAAAATCAGATCATTTATGCCACTGGAACCGAAGGAATTCAACAAATGAGACCCAATGGCAGTGTAACCTGGCTTTACCGTCTGCTACCCAAAGCCAAAGGAAGCAAAAGCAGCGCAGCGGTTTCTGCAGGGCCTAATAATTTAATCTATCTGGGGGTTGCTGACGGACTCTATGCCCTGGAACCACTAAAAAGTCATAAGTGGCGCTATTCCGATGAAAAAAATATTCTTGCTTTGCAGGGGAACGAACAGGCAGTTTATGTTTGTCTGGGAGACAAAGACAAAGGTTATAGCCTACAGGCCATTGATAAACAGGGGGCAAAACTTTGGCAGGAGAGTCTTGGAACCATCAAGAATATTCACATGACCTTTGGATCGGAGGGTAATCTCATTGTTGTAACCAATCCTGCCGCCCTGGATCGAAATACATCGGCTAAAATCCGCTGTTATGATCCGAAAAAAGGACGAGAGGAATGGTCCTATTCAGTTAAAACTCAAGATATAACAGATATTTCCTTTTCCAATGACAATACCATCTTTTTTTGTGGCAATAGCAGGCTATATTGTCTTAATGGGGATAACGGTCAATTAAAATGGGATATTCCCCTACTGAATGTTGCTTCCGGAGTGGCTGTTGATCCCTCCAAAAAGCGTATTTATGCAGGAAGCACAGATGGCAGAATTTTTTGTGTTAGTTTTGCCGGTCGCTTGCTTTGGGACAAAGAGATTGATAAAACTACCGGTCAGACCTTAGCCAAGGGAGGTGGCATTATGGTTGACACCGGGAAGGATGAAAAGGATACCATTACCAGGGCACCTATTTTATTGAAGGACGGCAGTATCCTTATTTATACGGACAAGGGTACTATGTATCGGTTTGTGGATGTATTTAAGGGGTGA
- the ligA gene encoding NAD-dependent DNA ligase LigA — translation MEVFNCFSGGKIVADLSQQSKARVEALRREINHHNYQYYVLDQPTITDAQYDQLMQELLRLEERHPELVTPDSPTQRVGGQVQRGFSSVPHKIPMLSLGNAFGEGDLREFDRRVRSYLPGEEVKYVVELKIDGLAISLWYEKGLLVRGATRGDGELGEDITINLKTIRAIPLRLTQEVPFLEVRGEAYMPKDSFVRLNEAREEAGEPLFANPRNAAAGSLRQLDPKITAARNLSVFMYAIGYIEGAKPPSHAESLAWLKELGIRINPDHQVCGSIDEVIDFISQWQAKRYQLPYAIDGMVIKVNSLEQQQRLGTTMKSPRWAIAYKFPAEQAVSTIKDIIIRVGRTGVLTPTAILEPVQLAGTTVSKATLHNEDIIRQKDIRIGDKALVQKAGDIIPEIVQVYPEKRTGNEVPFILPVTCPECGAEVVRVAGEAAHRCTNENCSAKSREGIIHFVSRSAMDIMGLGEGIVNQLIKGGLVKDPADLYDLKYEDLIRQERMGARSSQKLLAAIEASKNNSLGQLLFGLGIRHVGERAAKILARQFGSMQALMQATAEDLTGISEIGPRIAESIMEYFSRQENQGLIERLSKAGVNMLEEVEQTESTDQTLSGKTFVVTGTLEGFSRQEAQRAIEERGGKVSGSVSKKTNYVVVGENPGSKHDKARQLGITILTEQDFVKLLQQQ, via the coding sequence ATGGAGGTTTTTAATTGTTTTTCAGGGGGGAAGATTGTGGCAGATTTAAGCCAACAAAGCAAGGCCCGGGTGGAAGCACTGCGCCGGGAGATAAACCATCATAACTACCAGTACTATGTACTGGATCAACCTACTATTACTGACGCCCAGTACGATCAATTAATGCAGGAATTACTACGGCTGGAGGAGCGTCACCCGGAGTTGGTAACCCCCGATTCCCCAACCCAGCGGGTTGGGGGGCAGGTGCAAAGGGGTTTTTCTTCTGTACCGCATAAAATACCGATGCTAAGTTTAGGCAATGCCTTTGGTGAAGGGGATTTGCGGGAATTTGATCGGCGTGTTCGTTCCTATCTGCCCGGTGAAGAAGTAAAATATGTGGTGGAGCTTAAAATCGACGGCTTGGCCATTTCTCTCTGGTACGAGAAGGGCCTGCTGGTCAGGGGTGCTACCCGGGGAGATGGCGAACTGGGAGAAGATATTACCATTAATCTAAAGACCATCAGGGCCATTCCTCTGCGGCTAACGCAGGAAGTTCCCTTTCTAGAGGTCCGGGGCGAAGCCTATATGCCCAAGGATTCCTTTGTACGACTTAATGAAGCCCGGGAGGAAGCCGGGGAACCGCTCTTTGCCAATCCACGCAATGCGGCGGCAGGTAGTCTACGCCAATTGGACCCTAAAATTACGGCCGCCCGCAACCTGAGTGTGTTTATGTATGCCATCGGTTACATAGAAGGAGCTAAGCCCCCAAGCCATGCAGAGAGCTTGGCCTGGTTAAAGGAACTGGGAATTCGCATTAACCCGGATCATCAAGTGTGCGGCAGCATCGACGAGGTTATTGACTTTATCAGCCAGTGGCAGGCTAAGCGTTACCAGTTGCCCTATGCCATTGATGGCATGGTAATCAAAGTGAACTCATTGGAGCAACAGCAGCGGCTGGGTACAACCATGAAAAGTCCCCGCTGGGCCATCGCCTATAAATTTCCCGCTGAGCAAGCCGTCAGCACCATTAAGGATATCATCATACGGGTGGGACGTACCGGTGTATTAACCCCCACAGCCATCCTGGAGCCGGTTCAACTGGCGGGCACCACCGTTAGTAAAGCCACCTTGCATAATGAAGATATTATTCGCCAGAAGGATATCCGTATTGGAGATAAAGCCCTGGTGCAGAAAGCAGGGGATATTATCCCGGAAATTGTTCAGGTATACCCTGAAAAACGAACTGGTAATGAAGTTCCTTTTATCCTACCTGTTACCTGCCCGGAATGTGGTGCAGAGGTAGTTCGTGTGGCAGGAGAAGCGGCTCACCGCTGCACCAATGAAAACTGTTCAGCCAAATCCCGGGAGGGCATTATCCACTTTGTTTCCCGCAGTGCTATGGATATTATGGGGCTGGGGGAAGGCATTGTGAACCAGCTTATTAAAGGCGGACTGGTGAAGGACCCTGCGGATCTCTATGATCTGAAATATGAGGATCTAATTCGGCAGGAACGAATGGGAGCCCGGTCTTCTCAAAAACTGCTGGCTGCCATTGAAGCCAGTAAAAATAATTCCCTGGGTCAGCTTCTGTTTGGTCTGGGCATTCGCCATGTGGGTGAGCGAGCAGCTAAAATTCTGGCCCGCCAATTTGGTTCTATGCAAGCTCTGATGCAAGCAACGGCGGAAGATTTAACCGGCATTTCGGAAATTGGTCCTCGTATTGCCGAAAGTATAATGGAATATTTTTCCAGGCAGGAGAACCAAGGTTTGATAGAGCGGTTGTCCAAGGCCGGTGTGAATATGTTGGAAGAGGTTGAACAGACAGAGTCCACTGATCAGACTTTGAGCGGTAAAACCTTTGTGGTAACTGGCACACTGGAAGGTTTTTCCCGGCAGGAAGCTCAAAGGGCTATTGAGGAACGGGGCGGTAAAGTTTCCGGCAGTGTCAGTAAAAAAACCAACTATGTGGTGGTGGGAGAAAACCCTGGTTCCAAGCATGATAAAGCACGGCAGTTGGGGATTACTATATTAACTGAGCAAGACTTTGTTAAACTATTGCAGCAGCAATAA
- a CDS encoding lipid II flippase Amj family protein — protein MDRLMAVVALTAIIHLINTLIYAVRPAGVSTKRLATAYSLFNVIFLIAQTANMLQAPLLSSIIEHAIARGQEAAGLGANLLQSTVYQHELGVLNVQIRTVILGATLGTLIGGVFIPTFVKVFTRGIDLFDQVKSVPKMLGLVLFSPGKAAKMARATVNVPSWQYFLQAFREKLSIPRKFLVLNIFVTGIYTTSVLSSLYAGALFPEFRATATLLSGIINGIATILFATVVDPTAAGITDQALRGERPEQDVQQMSFYLAVTRLLGTLLAQLFFAPGAYIIKYVAEIIAHGGF, from the coding sequence ATGGACCGCTTAATGGCTGTGGTGGCTTTAACTGCCATCATCCACTTAATTAATACCTTAATATACGCAGTACGTCCAGCCGGCGTCAGTACAAAACGGTTGGCCACTGCCTATTCCCTGTTCAATGTGATATTCCTAATCGCCCAGACAGCGAATATGCTGCAGGCACCCCTGTTGTCATCCATTATTGAACATGCCATTGCCCGGGGGCAAGAGGCCGCTGGTCTAGGTGCTAATTTATTACAAAGCACTGTTTATCAGCACGAGCTGGGAGTCCTAAATGTTCAGATTCGGACAGTGATTTTGGGAGCGACCCTGGGAACCCTTATTGGGGGTGTCTTTATACCTACCTTTGTTAAGGTGTTTACCCGTGGTATTGACCTCTTTGACCAGGTGAAATCTGTACCGAAAATGCTTGGGCTGGTGTTGTTTTCCCCTGGCAAAGCAGCCAAAATGGCTCGGGCCACTGTCAATGTACCCAGTTGGCAATATTTTCTTCAGGCATTTCGGGAGAAACTAAGCATACCAAGAAAATTTTTAGTGCTTAATATATTTGTTACCGGCATTTATACCACATCGGTTCTTTCTTCGCTCTATGCCGGAGCGCTATTCCCGGAGTTCCGTGCCACAGCAACGTTGCTTTCCGGCATTATTAATGGTATTGCCACCATTTTATTTGCTACGGTGGTGGACCCCACTGCAGCGGGCATAACCGATCAGGCCCTGCGGGGAGAACGACCTGAGCAGGATGTTCAGCAAATGTCCTTTTATTTGGCTGTTACCCGCCTGCTGGGAACCCTATTGGCACAATTGTTTTTTGCTCCCGGGGCTTACATTATCAAGTATGTAGCGGAAATTATTGCCCATGGAGGTTTTTAA
- the pcrA gene encoding DNA helicase PcrA: protein MNILSQLNPAQEEAVQHTEGPLLVLAGAGSGKTRVLTHRIAQILSQGVRPYNILAITFTNKAANEMRARVENLVPQAAKDLWVTTFHSACLRILRREIDVMGYGSNFSIYDDADQQTVIKECLKELEIDEKRFQPRAMLSAISGAKNKLQTPAQYDRQAFEYFEQVAARVYRLYQEKLFKNNAVDFDDLIMLTVRLFKENPDVLAYYQNKFKYILVDEYQDTNHTQYVLVNMLAESHRNVCVVGDPNQSIYKWRGADINNILDFERDYPEAKVVKLEQNYRSTGNILQAANAVIKNNAEAKDMKLWTSKGEGNRIHIYRAENERFESMYIADRVKDLRFSHNRKYRDMVILYRTHAQSRVFEEVFLRQGIPYSIFGGQKFYDRKEIKDLLSYLRVIANPVDSQSLLRIINVPKRGVGAASIEKLTNFATERDLTVLMALALVDDIPGVPAKARKQCRELADNLASLKKQVEFLSVTEITEEVLNRTGYKAELELENTVEARTRLENLQEFLTVTKEYDKQQGEETGGLADFLSTISLVTDLDRHDPQADQITLMTLHSAKGLEYPVVFLTGMEEGVFPHSRALYDEEELEEERRLAYVGITRAEEELYITHCWERTLFGRTNMNAKSRFLEEIPLELTVGQSPVKKLAAGSGLIKSSLFNKTGTIATQAPAAPAAVPKSYLLGDKVRHAKWGDGVIVKVKGNGGNAEITVAFPEMGLKTLIAQYAPLEKI, encoded by the coding sequence ATGAATATTTTATCGCAATTGAATCCTGCCCAAGAAGAGGCGGTACAACATACGGAAGGCCCCCTGTTGGTACTGGCAGGTGCTGGCTCCGGTAAGACCAGAGTGCTGACACATCGAATTGCCCAAATTCTCAGCCAAGGAGTTCGGCCCTATAACATTTTAGCCATCACCTTTACCAATAAGGCTGCTAATGAAATGCGAGCAAGGGTAGAAAATTTAGTACCCCAAGCAGCCAAGGACCTTTGGGTAACTACCTTTCACAGTGCCTGTCTGCGTATCCTCAGAAGAGAAATCGATGTTATGGGCTATGGTTCTAACTTTTCCATTTACGACGATGCTGATCAACAAACTGTCATCAAAGAATGCCTAAAGGAATTAGAAATTGATGAAAAAAGGTTTCAACCCCGGGCTATGCTGTCAGCGATCTCAGGAGCAAAGAACAAGCTTCAGACACCGGCCCAATATGATCGTCAGGCCTTTGAATATTTTGAACAGGTAGCTGCCAGGGTCTATCGCCTGTACCAGGAAAAACTATTTAAAAATAATGCGGTGGATTTTGATGACCTAATCATGTTAACAGTGCGTTTGTTTAAGGAAAACCCAGATGTCCTAGCCTATTACCAAAATAAATTTAAATATATTTTGGTGGATGAGTACCAGGACACCAACCATACTCAGTATGTTTTGGTGAACATGCTGGCAGAAAGTCATCGCAATGTTTGTGTGGTAGGTGATCCCAACCAGTCTATTTATAAATGGCGGGGAGCCGATATTAACAACATTCTGGACTTTGAACGGGACTATCCCGAGGCAAAAGTGGTCAAACTGGAACAAAACTACCGTTCCACCGGTAACATTCTACAGGCTGCCAATGCTGTTATTAAAAACAATGCTGAGGCTAAGGATATGAAACTCTGGACCTCCAAAGGGGAGGGTAATCGAATTCATATCTACCGGGCAGAGAACGAACGCTTTGAGTCTATGTACATTGCGGACCGTGTTAAAGATTTGCGTTTCTCCCATAACCGCAAGTATCGTGATATGGTCATACTCTACCGGACCCATGCCCAATCCCGTGTTTTTGAAGAAGTTTTTCTTCGTCAAGGCATTCCCTATAGTATCTTTGGTGGGCAGAAGTTCTATGACCGTAAAGAAATTAAAGATCTTCTTTCCTATTTAAGAGTAATTGCGAACCCTGTAGACAGCCAGAGCCTGTTGCGTATAATTAACGTACCCAAAAGGGGAGTGGGGGCTGCATCCATTGAAAAGCTGACCAACTTTGCCACAGAAAGAGATCTCACTGTCTTAATGGCTCTGGCTCTGGTGGATGATATTCCTGGTGTGCCGGCTAAAGCCCGCAAGCAATGTAGAGAACTGGCAGACAACCTTGCCAGTTTGAAGAAACAGGTGGAGTTCCTTTCTGTAACGGAGATCACCGAAGAGGTTCTAAATCGCACTGGCTATAAGGCTGAACTGGAACTGGAAAATACCGTTGAGGCCAGAACCCGCTTGGAGAACTTGCAGGAATTCCTCACGGTTACAAAAGAATATGATAAACAACAGGGGGAAGAAACCGGGGGGCTGGCGGATTTCCTTTCTACCATTTCCCTGGTAACCGATTTGGATCGGCACGACCCCCAAGCAGATCAAATTACTTTAATGACACTACACAGTGCCAAAGGGCTGGAATATCCGGTAGTCTTTTTAACCGGCATGGAAGAAGGCGTGTTCCCCCACAGCCGGGCCCTTTACGACGAAGAGGAACTGGAGGAGGAACGTCGACTGGCCTATGTGGGTATTACCCGGGCTGAAGAAGAACTATACATTACCCACTGTTGGGAAAGAACCCTGTTTGGGCGTACCAACATGAATGCCAAATCCCGCTTCTTAGAGGAAATACCCCTAGAACTGACCGTTGGCCAATCCCCTGTTAAAAAGCTAGCTGCGGGATCCGGGCTTATAAAATCCAGTTTATTTAATAAAACCGGTACAATAGCGACCCAAGCCCCAGCCGCCCCTGCGGCAGTTCCTAAGAGTTATTTACTGGGAGACAAAGTTCGGCATGCCAAATGGGGTGACGGGGTTATCGTGAAAGTAAAGGGCAATGGCGGTAATGCAGAAATTACTGTGGCATTTCCTGAAATGGGCCTAAAAACCCTGATTGCCCAGTATGCACCACTGGAAAAGATCTAA
- the hisIE gene encoding bifunctional phosphoribosyl-AMP cyclohydrolase/phosphoribosyl-ATP diphosphatase HisIE, with translation MQFDKEVLKYNEAGLIPAIVQDVHTKEVLMMAWMNQEAVEKTQASGETWFYSRSRQRMWKKGETSGHVQRVKGLYYDCDADTLLVLVEQVGGAACHEGYTSCFHNKINQDNTVIVEGEKKFDPAAVYGNTTETVGAEIIQQLFQVILSRKEDRPEGSYTTYLFEKGVDKICKKIGEEAAEVIIGAKNSQEELTYEAADLIYHLLVLLANQGVSTQEVYRELAKRRK, from the coding sequence ATGCAGTTTGACAAAGAGGTTTTAAAGTATAATGAAGCGGGACTGATTCCGGCCATTGTGCAGGATGTACATACAAAGGAAGTATTAATGATGGCCTGGATGAACCAAGAAGCAGTTGAAAAAACCCAGGCTAGCGGAGAAACCTGGTTTTACAGCCGCAGCCGCCAAAGAATGTGGAAAAAGGGTGAAACCTCCGGCCATGTACAAAGGGTAAAGGGGCTTTATTATGACTGTGATGCCGATACACTTTTGGTGTTGGTGGAACAGGTGGGTGGAGCCGCTTGCCACGAGGGTTATACATCCTGCTTCCATAATAAAATAAACCAGGATAACACTGTCATTGTGGAGGGCGAGAAGAAATTTGACCCTGCAGCGGTTTATGGCAATACAACAGAAACAGTTGGGGCAGAAATTATCCAGCAACTGTTTCAAGTTATCCTGAGCCGTAAAGAGGACCGCCCGGAAGGTTCCTATACCACCTATCTATTTGAAAAGGGCGTAGATAAAATCTGCAAGAAGATTGGGGAAGAAGCCGCCGAGGTTATCATTGGAGCCAAGAACAGCCAAGAAGAACTCACCTACGAGGCAGCGGATCTGATCTATCACCTGCTGGTGTTGCTGGCCAACCAAGGGGTTAGTACCCAGGAGGTGTACCGGGAACTGGCAAAGCGTCGGAAATAA
- the hisF gene encoding imidazole glycerol phosphate synthase subunit HisF — MLMKRVIPCLDVTAGRVVKGTNFVNLRDAGDPVELAAFYDKEGADELVFLDITASSDGRVTMLDVVRRTAEEVFIPFTVGGGIRTVDDMRLMLKAGADKIGINTAAIKNPRLISEGAIKFGSQCIVVAMDARQVASEKWEVYIHGGRTSTGLDAVEWALKAEELGAGEILLTSMDRDGTKEGFDLALTRTIAQHVKIPVIASGGVGNLEHMARGLTDGMADAALAASIFHFGEYTIRQAKEYLMEQGIPVRL, encoded by the coding sequence ATGCTGATGAAACGAGTGATTCCCTGCTTGGATGTAACTGCTGGCAGAGTGGTTAAGGGGACAAATTTTGTCAACCTGAGAGATGCCGGAGACCCAGTGGAACTGGCTGCCTTTTATGACAAAGAAGGAGCCGATGAATTGGTGTTTCTGGATATAACAGCTTCTTCAGATGGCCGTGTCACTATGCTGGATGTGGTGCGACGTACGGCGGAGGAGGTCTTTATCCCTTTCACTGTGGGCGGCGGCATTCGAACGGTGGATGACATGAGACTGATGCTAAAGGCCGGGGCCGATAAAATTGGTATTAATACGGCAGCCATCAAGAACCCCCGGCTTATCTCCGAAGGGGCCATTAAGTTCGGCAGCCAATGTATCGTTGTGGCCATGGATGCCCGTCAGGTTGCTTCGGAAAAATGGGAAGTATATATTCATGGTGGCCGTACTTCCACTGGTTTGGATGCGGTGGAGTGGGCCTTGAAAGCCGAGGAATTAGGTGCCGGTGAGATTTTGCTTACCAGTATGGACAGGGACGGGACCAAAGAGGGGTTTGATTTGGCCCTCACCAGAACAATTGCCCAACATGTGAAAATCCCCGTAATCGCCTCCGGTGGGGTGGGCAATCTGGAACACATGGCCCGGGGCTTAACCGATGGCATGGCTGATGCAGCCCTGGCGGCATCGATTTTTCACTTTGGGGAATATACTATTCGGCAGGCCAAAGAGTATCTAATGGAACAGGGTATTCCGGTAAGACTTTAA
- the hisA gene encoding 1-(5-phosphoribosyl)-5-[(5-phosphoribosylamino)methylideneamino]imidazole-4-carboxamide isomerase: protein MILFPAIDLKEGQCVRLVEGRMDSATVYSNDPGSMARLWQDQGAQYIHVVDLDGAFAGQPRNRQSIAQIVQGVQVPVQVGGGIRDLETIEDLLSLGVDRVILGSAAILKPELVAEACRKYGQRILLGIDAKDGQVAIQGWGETVKRTALDLALEMKQLGIERAVFTDIRRDGKLSGPNLAATGELARNSGLRVIASGGVASLEDIRQLKKLEQDGVEGAILGKALYTNAVKLPEALVIARGEESVC, encoded by the coding sequence ATGATCCTGTTTCCGGCCATAGATTTAAAAGAGGGTCAATGTGTACGTCTTGTGGAAGGGCGTATGGACAGTGCCACAGTATACTCCAATGATCCTGGCAGCATGGCCCGGTTGTGGCAGGATCAGGGTGCCCAGTACATCCATGTGGTGGATTTGGATGGTGCCTTTGCCGGTCAACCACGTAACCGCCAATCCATTGCCCAAATTGTGCAGGGGGTTCAGGTGCCGGTCCAGGTGGGCGGAGGTATCCGTGATTTGGAAACCATTGAAGACTTATTGTCCCTGGGAGTTGACCGTGTTATTCTAGGCAGTGCAGCCATTCTAAAACCAGAATTGGTGGCTGAGGCCTGCCGTAAATATGGTCAGCGGATTCTGCTGGGAATTGATGCCAAGGACGGTCAGGTGGCAATTCAGGGTTGGGGAGAAACTGTTAAAAGAACAGCCTTGGACTTAGCCCTGGAAATGAAACAGTTGGGAATCGAACGGGCAGTTTTTACGGATATTAGGCGTGACGGTAAACTATCTGGACCAAATCTGGCAGCCACTGGCGAATTGGCCAGGAACAGTGGACTTAGGGTAATCGCCTCCGGCGGTGTTGCTTCTCTGGAAGATATTCGGCAATTGAAAAAATTGGAACAAGATGGGGTGGAGGGAGCCATCCTGGGAAAGGCTCTTTATACCAATGCTGTCAAGTTGCCTGAGGCCCTGGTCATTGCCCGGGGGGAGGAATCAGTATGCTGA
- the hisH gene encoding imidazole glycerol phosphate synthase subunit HisH translates to MIAIIDYGMGNLRSVQKGFARAGYQAEIVQQPEQVDDARAVVLPGVGAFADAMENLKKSGMVEAIKRVVQREKPFLGICLGQQLLFESSEEFGKTKGLGILPGTVKRFPAGTLKVPHMGWNQIEIKQASPLLEGISNGSAFYFVHSYHVAPTDDNLILCLTDYGVRFPAVVGKANVFGIQFHPEKSSTLGIRILENFGKMVRA, encoded by the coding sequence ATGATTGCCATTATTGATTATGGCATGGGCAATTTACGCAGTGTGCAAAAGGGCTTTGCCAGGGCAGGCTACCAGGCAGAAATAGTCCAACAACCAGAGCAGGTAGACGATGCACGGGCGGTGGTTTTGCCCGGTGTAGGTGCCTTTGCCGATGCCATGGAAAACCTTAAAAAGAGCGGCATGGTTGAAGCCATCAAAAGGGTTGTTCAGAGGGAGAAACCCTTTTTAGGCATTTGTTTAGGACAACAGCTATTATTTGAATCCAGTGAAGAGTTTGGTAAAACCAAAGGGCTGGGCATTCTGCCTGGTACAGTAAAACGGTTTCCCGCCGGTACCCTAAAGGTACCCCACATGGGCTGGAATCAAATAGAAATCAAACAAGCAAGCCCTTTACTAGAGGGAATCTCAAATGGTTCAGCTTTCTATTTTGTTCATTCCTACCATGTGGCGCCAACCGATGATAACCTGATCCTATGCCTGACGGACTATGGGGTAAGGTTTCCTGCCGTCGTGGGCAAGGCCAATGTATTTGGTATTCAGTTTCATCCCGAAAAGAGCAGCACTCTGGGAATTCGTATCTTAGAAAACTTTGGAAAGATGGTGAGGGCATGA